The following proteins come from a genomic window of Acanthopagrus latus isolate v.2019 chromosome 5, fAcaLat1.1, whole genome shotgun sequence:
- the araf gene encoding serine/threonine-protein kinase A-Raf, whose product MSSTSSSYSSSGETSPEDVPRGGGTIRVYLPNKQRTVVNVRQGQTVHESLDKALKVRGLSQECCAVFRLLEGRKRLTDWDTDITPLVGEELLVEVLDDIPLTMHNFVRKTFFKLAYCDFCHKFLFNGFRCQTCGYKFHQHCSSKVPTVCVDMDTVSKRCDPNPCSDEYPQILLPENSPSQSNLALTPEPAGMDLLSPTSAFRFPMPGGDGQSLQRHRSTSTPNVHMVSTVGPAGASIIEEALKFNNTIGPEPSPKPSTSPPSSLGSPGRRPPKSPSEHKERKPSSSDDKKKVHRGGYRDSSYYWEVHSREVNIQKRIGAGSFGTVFKGKWHGDVAIKILKVTEPTPEQLQAFKNEMQVLRKTRHVNILLFMGYMTKPNFAIITQWCEGSSLYRHLHVTETKFDTMRRIDVARQTAQGMDYLHAKNIIHRDLKSNNIFLHEGWTVKIGDFGLATVKSRWSGSQQVEQPSGSILWMAPEVIRMQDSNPYTFQSDVYGYGVVLFELMSGTLPYSNINNRDQIIFMVGRGYLSPDLSKLYSTSPKSMKRLIIDCLKFKRDERPLFPQILVAIEQVQDLLPKIERSRSEPSLHRAVHAEDLNPLLFHTTRLMPL is encoded by the exons atgtcctccacctcctcctcctactcttcctcGGGAGAGACTAGTCCGGAGGATGTACCCCGAGGTGGGGGCACGATCCGAGTCTACCTCCCCAATAAACAGAGGACAGTG GTGAATGTTCGACAAGGACAGACTGTGCACGAGAGTCTAGATAAAGCACTTAAAGTGAGAGGTCTAAGCCAAGAGTGCTGTGCTGTATTTCGCCTTCTGGAAGG TCGCAAGAGACTGACAGATTGGGACACAGACATCACCCCTCTGGTTGGAGAGGAGCTCTTAGTTGAGGTCCTGGATGATATTCCCCTCACCATGCACAACTTT GTACGGAAAACCTTCTTCAAGCTGGCCTACTGTGATTTTTGCCACAAGTTTCTTTTTAATGGCTTCAGATGTCAGACATGTGGCTACAAATTTCACCAGCACTGCAGTAGCAAGGTCCCTACTGTGTGCGTGGACATGGATACAGTGAGCAAACG GTGTGATCCTAATCCCTGCTCAGATGAGTATCCACAGATATTATTGCCAGAGAACTCCCCATCACAGAGCAACCTAGCCTTAACCCCAGAGCCTGCAGG GATGGACCTCCTGTCCCCAACTTCGGCCTTTCGCTTCCCCATGCCAGGTGGAGATGGCCAGTCTCTACAGAGGCATCGCTCCACCTCCACTCCAAATGTTCATATGGTCAGCACAGTGGGTCCTGCTGGTGCCAGCATTATAGAG GAAGCGCTAAAATTCAACAACACAATTG GTCCTGAGCCCTCACCAAAGCCCTCCACAAGCCCACCTTCTTCTCTCGGGTCTCCAGGGAGGAGACCACCCAAGTCTCCCTCAGAGCACAAGGAGCGCAAGCCCTCTTCGTCTGATGACAAAAAGAAAGTG CACCGAGGGGGCTACAGAGATTCAAGTTACTACTGGGAGGTCCATTCAAGAGAAGTCAACATTCAGAAGAGGATAGGTGCTGGCTCCTTTGGAACAGTCTTCAAGGGCAAGTGGCACGGAGATGTGGCAATCAAGATCCTTAAAGTCACAGAGCCAACACCAGAGCAGTTACAGGCcttcaaaaatgaaatgcaggtCTTGAG gaAGACCCGGCATGTCAACATCCTGCTGTTCATGGGCTACATGACTAAGCCCAACTTTGCCATCATCACACAGTGGTGTGAAGGCAGCAGCTTGTATCGCCATCTGCACGTCACAGAAACCAAGTTTGACACAATGCGTCGAATTGATGTggccagacagacagcacagggCATGGA ttatCTTCATGCAAAGAACATAATTCATCGAGATCTGAAATCAAACA ATATTTTTCTCCATGAGGGCTGGACTGTAAAGATCGGTGACTTTGGTTTAGCCACAGTGAAGTCTCGTTGGAGCGGCTCTCAACAGGTAGAACAGCCCAGTGGATCCATTCTCTGGATG GCTCCCGAGGTGATCCGCATGCAGGACAGCAACCCATATACATTCCAGTCTGATGTATATGGCTATGGAGTAGTACTGTTCGAGCTGATGTCAGGGACCCTGCCTTACTCCAATATCAACAACAGAGATCAG ATAATCTTCATGGTAGGACGCGGTTACTTGTCTCCAGACCTCAGTAAGCTGTATAGTACCTCACCCAAGTCAATGAAAAGGCTGATCATTGACTGCCTGAAATTCAAACGTGATGAGAGGCCCCTGTTTCCACAG ATCCTAGTAGCCATTGAGCAGGTTCAAGACCTGCTGCCAAAAATTGAACGGAGTCGTTCAGAGCCGTCGCTTCATCGGGCCGTCCATGCAGAGGACCTGAACCCCCTCCTGTTCCACACCACCAGGCTGATGCCCCTTTAA